The genomic window AACCGCGAACAGAACTTCGTGTTTAATCTGCTGATGGACCCGGATATCGACTTCGTCACATTGCTGGGACAAGCGGGCACCGGCAAGACCTTGCTCACACTGGCTGCAGGTCTGTGGCAGACGCTAGAAAAGAAACTCTACGCCGAGATCATCATCACCCGCGTCACCGTGCCGGTGGGTGAAGACATCGGCTTCCTGCCCGGTACCGAAGAGGAAAAGATGACACCGTGGATGGGCGCACTAGAGGACAACCTCGACGTACTCAATCAGTCCGAGAACACAGACGCGGGCGACTGGGGACGGGCTGCCACCCGCGACCTGATCAAGTCGCGTGTCAAAATCAAGTCGCTTAACTTCATGCGCGGTCGAACTTTCCTCAATAAGTTTCTGATTATTGACGAAGCACAAAACCTAACACCGAAGCAGATGAAGACCTTGGTCACCCGCGCCGGCCCCGGCACCAAGGTGGTCTGTATGGGCAACATCGCCCAGATCGATACGCCGTATCTGACTGAAGGCAGCTCCGGTCTTACCTACGTGGTGGATAGATTCAAAGGCTGGGACCACAGCGGCCACGTCACCCTGATGCGCGGCGAACGGTCGAGGTTGGCGGACCACGCGGCGGAGGTGCTGTAAGTCATGAAGTTACTCGGCACCCAAACCAGCCCCTACGTGCGTAAAGTGCGTCTGGTGCTGCTGGAAAAACACATCACCCATGATTACCTGATCGACGCGCCGCGTGATGCGGGTAGTCAGGTGGCGCGCGTGAATCCTTTGGGACGCATCCCGGCATTGATTCTGGACGACGAGATTTGCGTGTTCGATTCGCCGGTGATCGCCGAGTACGCCGACACGCTGAATGACACGCCGATTCTGATCCCGCGCGACGATGCGCTGGCACGGATGCAAGTCAAACGCTGGGAGGCGCTGGCAGACGGCATCATGGATTCGGCGGTGGCGGTGCGCAACGAGCGTGTGCGTCCAGAGGAAAAACAAGAGCCGAACAACATCACACTGCACAACAACGCCGTGACCCGCGCGCTGGCGTACGCCGCCGAGTTACTGGGTGAGCATGAGTTCTGCACCGGCAAGGCGCTAACGCTAGCGGACTTGGCGTTGGTCAGCGCACTGGTCTATCTTGATCTGCGCCAGCCGGAGCGCGATTGGCGCAGCGCCCATGCTAATCTGGCCGCGTGGTTCGCACGGATGGCTGAGCGGGAAAGCGTGAAGATCAGCTTGGCCGAGCAGCCATGAGCACACCGGATACCGATCTCACCCCCGAGCAACATCGCATCTGCCGCCAGTGCGGCACCGAGCCGCCGTTCAGCGGCGAGTATTGGGATTGCCATGAGGCGGGAATATATCGCTGCGTGTGCTGCAGTGAGGCGCTGTTCGATGCCGCGACCAAATTCAATTCAGGTACGGGTTGGCCGAGCTACTGGCAACCGACCAGCGCCGAGGCGATCAAAGAATTGGCCGATCACTCGCACGGGATGCGCCGCGTAGAAGTGCGTTGCGCCCACTGCGACGCGCACCTCGGCCATCTGTTCGAGGATGGCCCCGCTCCCACTGGGCTGCGCTATTGCATCAACTCCGCCGCGCTGAAGCTCGACAGAGCCTGACATTCTCGGGATAATCCGCCGCCATGAAACTGCTCTTCGATCTCTTCCCCGTCATCCTGTTCTTCGTCACCTTCAAGTTCGCAGGTATCTATGCCGCGACAAGTGCCGCCATCGCTGCTACAGTCGCCCAGATCATCTGGACCAAATGGCGGCATGGAAAAGTGGAGAAAATGCTGTGGGTGAGCTTCGGCATCATCACGGTGATGGGCGGCGCAACGCTGCTGCTGCATGACGAAAGCTTCATCAAGTGGAAACCGACCATCTTGTATTGGGCCTTCGCTGCTGCGCTGTTGTTCTCCAACTTACTGTTCCGAAAAAACCTGATCAAGGCTCTGTTGCAAGAGAAGATCGCCCTGCCCAACCAGGTCTGGCGTAATCTCAATCTAGCCTGGAGCATGTTCTTCACGGTATTGGGCTGCATCAATCTCTACGTCGCGTTCAACTACACCACCGACCAGTGGGTCAATTTCAAACTGTTCGGCGCGACTGGGCTGATGTTCGCCTTCATTCTGGCGCAGTCGTTCTTCCTCGCCAAATACGCCGAGCAGGACAAGGAGCAGAACTGATGCTGTACGCCATCACTGGAGCCGACATCGCCGACAGCCTGTCGCGCCGACTTGACGCACGTCCCGCGCATCTTGCTCGTTTGCAGGCCTTGCAGGGCGAAGGCCGCTTGCTGCTGGCGGGCCCCTTCCCTGCCGTGGATGCGGTCGATCCCGGCGCAGCGGGGTTCACCGGTAGCCTGATCGTGGCGGAATTCACCTCGCTGGAAGCGGCACAAGCATGGGCAGAAGCTGATCCCTATGTCGCCGCTGGCGTGTATAGCAGTGTCAGCGTCCAACCCTTCAAGAAAGTGTTCCCAGCATGAGTCGGATGGACGAGATTCGCAAACGACTCGCTGCGTTAGACCCCATCCAGTTACAACTGCTAGATGACAGCGCAGCGCATGCCGGACATGCTGGTGCGCGTAGCGGCGGCGGGCATTTTCGCTTGCGCATCGTCGCTGCGGCGTTCGCTGGCAAGCACACCGTGGCGCGGCATCGCATGGTATATTCCGCGCTGCAAAATTTGATGACGGGCGACATTCACGCCCTGACCATCACTGCCCTCACCCCCGAGGAATCGAACTCACTTTAGAGAGGATAGTTCATGTTGAACGTAGCAAAACCTGCCCTGATCGCTCTGGCCTTGCTGGCCGCCTTCCCGGCCTCCGCCGAAGACAAATCCGCCGCCATGGTGAATGGTGTGTCCATTCCACAATCTCGCGTGGACGCTCGCGTCAAGGCAATGGCAGCTCAAGGTCAGCCAGACACACCAGAAGTTCGCAAAGGTATCAAGGATAGCCTCATCAATTTGGAAGTGCTGTCGCAAGCAGCGGCCAAGCAAGGGCTGGACAAGAGTCCAGAAGTGCTGGCTCAAATCGAATTGATCCGCCAGAATGTGCTGGCCGATGCTTATGTGCAGGATTACATCAAAACTCACCCAGTCAGCGAAGATGCGATGAAGGCTGAGTTCAATCGCCTCAAGGGGCAGGCCAGCAAGAATGAATACAAGGCTCGCCACATTCTGGTGAAGACCGAAGCTGAAGCCAAGGAACTTGTAGCCCAATTGAAAAAGGGTGCTAAGTTCGAGAAGCTGGCGGCTAAATCCATGGATCCAGGCTCTGCCAAGCAAGGTGGCGACTTGGGTTGGGCTGATCCTAAGGGCTTCGTGAAAGAGTTTGCCGATGCGCTGGTCAGCCTGAACAAGGGGCAAGTCAGCGAGCCTGTGCAGACTCAGTTCGGCTGGCACGTGATTCGTCTAGATGACACCCGTGAGCACAAGACTCCTGACTTCGAGCAAGTGAAGCCTCAGATCGCCCAACATTTGCAACAACAGCAGATCCAGCAAGCAGTCACCGACCTGCGCGCTGCTGCGAAGATCGAATAAGACTCAAGCTCAGGTCTGAATTAAAAAGTCCTCGCTAGCGTAAGCTAGGAGGACTTTTTTCTGCCTATTCTCTGCCCCTCAAGGTCGGGGAGTACTCATTGCTGCTTCCAACTACCTCTCACTTGGCTGGAGACACGAAACACCTCTTCCAGCTTGGCCGCATCGGCTTCAGTTAGTGCTTGATGCAAATGCTCTAACTCCCGCTGATATAGCCCCAATTCACTGAGCAACGCCCCGCGATTGGCGAGGCAGATGTCGCGCCACATCTCCGGGGAACTGGCAGCGATGCGGGTGAAGTCACGAAAGCCGCTGGCGGCAAAGGATAGCAATAGATCGCGGTTGTCGCGCTGAGCGATGTCGTGCACCAGAGCGAACGATAGCAAGTGCGGAAGATGGCTGACGGCGGCGAATACCTCATCGTGTTGTGCGGGTGTCAGTTCGCACACGGCAGCGCCGCACAACTCCCAGAACAGTCGCACACTGGCAATGGCGGCATCGCTGTTTTCTGGCAAGGGAGTGACCACCACTTTCTTACCTTGATATAGCTCGGCTAGCGCTGCCGATGCGCCGCTCTTCTCGGCTCCGGCGATGGGGTGCGCAGGGACGAACTGTCCGACCTTGTCACCTAGATTCGCATACGCCGCCGCGACTACGTCACTCTTAGTGCTACCGCCATCGGTAAGCAAGGTATTAGCGCCTAAGTAAGGCGCGATACGGGCAAAGATCGTAGCCATCTGCGCGACGGGCGTAGCCAACAGAATCAGATCCGCATCAGCCACTTCGGCCGCTTCACTCTCCCCGATACGATCAACGATGCCCAAGCGCATAGCCTCATCCAACGTAGTTTTGCTACGCCCAAAGCCGACAATTTCACGCACCGCTCCCGCTTGACGCAAAGCCAACGCAAACGATCCACCGATCAGCCCGACTCCGTAAATGACGATCTTGTTCAATTCAGCCACGCCCATCTTTTAAGTTTTGTGCAATCAATCATCGGAAACTTACGCTGGCCTCTGGAAAATACTACGTACCGTGATACAATGCGCGCCGTTTTGCGAAAGTGGCGGAATTGGTAGACGCACTGGATTTAGGTTCCAGCGCCGCAAGGCGTGCAGGTTCGATTCCTGTCTTTCGCACCAACGGCTTATCTTGTATTCCTCAAGTGACTTGGCGAGAATATCTCGCCAAGTCCTTTCTGTAAATTAAATCGTACGACCCACTGCTCCTGCGATAGCACTCAGCGTGCCCATCAGCTTTTTCAGTTCTTGCGGAGTCAAGGCCTGATCCGCGTCGCACCAAGCATCACACGGGCTAGGGTGCATCTCGACTAGCAAGCCATCCGCGCCCGCAGCAACCGCTGCCTGTGACAATGCCGCCACCATCCATGCCTTACCGCCAGCATGCGAGGGATCAACGATCACCGGCAAGTGAGTCTCTTTCTTCAGCACCGGGATCGCAGTCACGTCCAGCACATTGCGGTAGTAAGTCTCGAAGGTGCGAATGCCGCGCTCGCAGAAAATGATGTTGTGGTTGCCGCCCGCCGCGATGTACTCCGCCGCCATCAGCCATTCGGAGATCGTGGCCGACATGCCGCGCTTAAGGATCACCGGTTTGTTGCAGCGCCCCACTTCCTTGAGCAGATCGAAGTTCTGCATATTTCGGGTGCCGATCTGGATCACGTCCACGTCGTATTCGAGGAAGGTGTCGAGTTGGCGTGCGTCCATCAGTTCGGTGACGATAGGCAATTTATACTTTTCAGCGGCCTTACGGAACATGTCCAAACCTTCGGCACCGTGACCTTGGAAAGCGTACGGACTGGTGCGCGGCTTGAACGCGCCACCGCGCATCAAGCGGCAGCCGGCTTCGTGCACAAATTGTGCGGATAGGTCCATCTGCTCCTGCGTCTCCACCGAGCACGGCCCAGCGATGATCTGGATCTGATTGCCGCCCAACGGAATGCCGCCGATGTCGATGATGGTGTCCTGCTTGTGCGACTCGCGCGATACGATCTTGTATTGCTTGGTGACGTGCATCGCCGACTCCACGCCGGGCAGCGGCGTGAACATCTCCGGTGTCAGCTTGCGCTCATCGCCAATGGCACCGATCACAGTGCGCTCGATGCCGCGCGAGATGTTGGCTTGCAGACCCGCGTTTTCAAGTTTCTTTACCACCGTGCCGATCTCGGCATCGGTGACTTCACTACCCATAATGATGATCATTTACTCTCTCCGATTGCCTGCTCCAATGCAGACAAAAATTTAGCGTTTTCTTGTTCAGTACCGATGCTGACACGCAAAAAATCAGGCATGGCGTAATTTGCGACTGGGCGCACGATCACACCCAGTTCCAGCAGACGGCGGAAGATATGAGCCGCGCCTGCCACTTTGAAGCTGACGAAATTGCCGAACGACGGGATGAATGACAGTCCCATTGCGCGCAAGCCGGCAGTGATCTGCTCCATGCCTTGCTGGTTAAGCAAATAGGTCTGGCGCACGAATTCTTTGTCCTGCAATGCGGCCACGGCCGCCGCTTGCGCAACGCTGTTGACGTTGAATGGCTGGCGCACGCGATTGAGCATATCCACTACCTGCTCGTGAGCGATGGCATATCCCACGCGCAAACCAGCCAACCCATAAGCCTTGGAGAAGGTGCGCGAGATGATCAGGTTCGGAAAGTCCTTCAAGTATCTCACTGAATCAAAGCGGAACTCATCCGACAAGTATTCGTTGTAGGCCTCGTCCAGCACCACCAGAATGTTCTGCGGCAAGGCGCGCAGGAAGCCCATCAACTCGATCTCACCGAAATAAGTTCCCGTCGGGTTGTTCGGATTAGCGATGAACACCACCTTAGGCTGATGCTCAATGGCTGCCGCCAACATCGCGTTCAAATCATGTCCGTAGTTCTTAGCTGCAACCGAAACCCCAGTAGCTCCGACCGCCTGAGTAGCCAGCGGATAGACCGCGAACGCGTGGTCAGAAAACACGGCCTTGTCGCCGGGAGACAAAAAGGCGTGGGCAACCAATTCAAGGACGTCATTCGAGCCATTGCCCAGCACCACGTTGGCCAGATTGACTTCGTAACGCTGGCTGAGTGCCGATTTCAGCTCGTAACCATTGCCATCTGGGTAGAGCGCGATGGAAGCTATAGCTTCATGCATCGCAGCAATGGCTTTGGGACTGGCTCCGAGCGGATTCTCGTTGGATGCCAGTTTAACGATGTCTGCCGGATCAAGGCCGAGTTCACGCGCCAACTCAGGGATGGGCTTGCCCGGTTGGTAGGGGGCGATGTCGCGCACATACTGGGGAGCGAGTTCTGTGTAGTTCATATGTTTCAGCTAAATAGCCGGTGAAATTTAAGTTCGCTCTAAACAGCGACTGGATACGATCCCAAAACCTTGACGAATGAAGCGACTTGCCCAAGCTCAGCCAGTGCCGCCGCCACTTTGGTATCCTGCTGATGCCCTTCGATGTCCACGAAGAATACGTATTCCCACAGGCCGGAACGTGCCGGACGCGATTCCAGCTTGGTCATCGATACACCGTGGTGAGCCAGCGGAGTCAACAGATCATGCACAGCACCGGGACGGTTCGCCGCTGAAATCACCAGCGAAGTCTTATCGCAACCGGAGGGGGAAACTTGCTGATCGCCGATCACCAAAAAACGAGTGGTATTGCGCGGATCATCTTCGATGTTTTCCACGAGCAAAGGAACATCGAACCGCTCTGAGGCTTGCTTACCGGCCACCGCCGCACTGTCGGCCTGTTGGGATGCTAGGCGCGCCGCTTCAGAATTACTCGATACGGCGATACGTTCAGCGTGCGGCAGATTGGCATTGAGCCAGCCCTGACATTGCCCCAGCGATTGTGGATGGGAATACACGCGCCGCACCTCTGCCAAAGTTGAGTTTGACATCAGGCATTGATGCACCTGCAATGGCACCTCACCACAGAGTTTCAACGGACTTTGCAGCATCAAATCCAGCGTGCGTCCAACGGCTCCTTCGGTCGAATTCTCAACCGGCACTACGCCGTAGCGCACTTCATTGCTCTCAACTTTACGAAATACCTCGTCGATCGAGGCACACGGGACGCACACGCTGGCGTGACCAAAACGCTTGAGCGCAGCCGCTTCGGTAAACGATCCTGCTGGGCCGAGATAGGCGATGGATAGCGGCGCTTCCAATGCCCGGCAATGCGACATAACTTCTGTAAATAGCTGGGAGATACTGCCGTTCGGCAGCGGGCCTTGATTGGCCTCATTCAAGCGACGCAGCACTTGTGCCTCGCGCTCGGGACGCAACACTGCCCCGCCCTGCTTGGCGTGACCGATCTGCTGCGCCAGAGCTGCACGCTGGTTGAACAGACGCAGCAACTCATCGTCGATGCGATCAATCTGTACGCGGAACTGCTTGAGGGCGTCGTCACTCATGCTCAGAACTCTTCCTTACTTGGTATCCAGCGGCAGATCACGAACTTTCAACACGCCGGGAATGGCGGCAAGCTGCGCGATCACCTCAGCGGGAACAAGGCTATCTACGTCCACCAAGGTGTAAGCCATTTCACCACGCGACTTATTCATCATCGTATGAATGTTGATGCCCGCCCCCGCCAGCGTGCTGGAAATCTGTCCCAGCATATTGGGTACGTTGGCATTAGCGATGGCTAGACGGTAATTGGATTCGCGCGCCATCACCAGCGTCGGGAAATTCACCGTATTGACCAAGTTGCCGTGCTCCAAATAGTCGCGCACTTGATCGGCGACCATCATGGCACAGTTATCTTCCGCCTCTTCGGTGGAAGCTCCCAGATGCGGCAGCGCGATGATGCCTGCCTGTCCCTGAGCTTGGGCAGTAGGAAAATCGCACACATAGCCGCGCAGATGCTTGGAAGCCAAGCCAGCCAAGACGGCCGCCTCATCAACGATGGCATCACGAGCGAAATTGAGCAGCACGCTGCCTGACTTCATCGTCTGTACGCGTTTTTCATTGATGAGCCCTTTCGTTGCGGGCAGCAAGGGCACATGAAGAGTCACGAAGTCGCTGTGCTTGAGTAGCTCTTCCACCGTGTTTGCCTTCTTTACTTGCGAAGGCAAACTCCAAGCTGCATCTACCGTGATCTCAGGATCGAAGCCGATGACGTTCATGCCTAAACGGATGGCGGCATCAGCGACTAGACGACCAATTGCGCCCAAGCCGATCACACCCAGCGTGCGACCACGCAGCTCGATGCCGGCGTAATGCTTCTTGCCGTCTTCGACCTGTTTGTGCAGTGATGCGTCATCGCCCTGTAAGCTGGCGACGAAACCCAGTGCAGGAACGATGTTGCGCGAGGCCAGCAACATACCGGTGATGACCAACTCCTTCACGGCATTGGCATTAGCTCCGGCAGCATTGAACACCGGCACGCCGCGCGCGCTCATCTGCGCTACCGGAACGTTGTTGGTTCCCGCACCGGCACGCGCAATCGCCAGCACCGAGGCTGGGATGTCCATTTCGTGCATATTCTGCGATCGAACCAATATCGCATCCGGCTCAGCGATGTCATTGCCAATGCGATAGCTGGCCGTCGGCAGACGCTTCAGTCCGACCGACGAGATCTTGTTCAGCGTGAGGATGCCGTAGGTCTTAGCCATGGCTCTTGGCGAACTCGCCCATGAATTCGACCAAAGCTTGTACTCCTTCGACCGTCATAGCGTTGTAAATCGAGGCGCGCATACCGCCTACCGAGCGGTGGCCCTTCAGTTGCAACAAGCCACGCGCATCGGCTTGCTTCAGAAAATCGCTATCTAGGGCAGCATCCTTGAGCGTGAACGGCACATTCATGCGCGAACGGTCGGCATGGTTTACTGGGCAGTTGTAGAAGCCGTTGCTGGAATCAATGGCGGCATACAGCAAATTCGCCTTGAGGATATTGGTCTGCTCCATCGCGGCGATACCACCGCTCTTCTTCAGCCACTGGAACACCAGCCCAGCCATGTAGATAGCGAAGGTGGGCGGCGTGTTGTACATGGAGTCGTTATCGGCGTGGGTCTTGTAATCCAGCATCGTCGGCGTGCCAGCGGGCACTTGGCCGATCAGGTCGTCGCGAACAATGACCAATGTCAGGCCAGCCGGGCCGATGTTCTTTTGCGCACCGGCGTAGATCAGGCCGAATTTGCTCACATCAATGACGCGCGACAGAATGTTGGAGGACATGTCCGCCACCAGTGGCACGTCGCCAGTCTCAGGAACCCAGTTGAACTCGACACCGCCGATGGTCTCGTTCGGCGTGTAATGCAGAAAAGCCGCGTTCGGGTCGCATTTCCAAGTATCGAAAGCTGGGACGTAAGAGCAGTTTTTGTCCTTGTTGTCAGCCACCACGTTCACGCCGCCAAACTTCTTCGCCTCACCGATGGCCTTCTTCGACCACTCACCAGTGTTGAGGTAATCGGCGGAAGCCTTACCCCGCAACAAGTTCAATGGGATCATCGAGAATTGCAGATGCGCACCACCTTGCAGGAACAGCACCTTGTAGTTCGCTGGGATGCCCATCAATTCGCGCAGATCGGCTTCGGCTTGAGCATGGATGCCCATGTATTCCTTGCCGCGATGCGACATTTCCATCACCGACATGCCGCTGCCCTGCCAATCGGCCAGTTCGGCTTGTGCCTGTTGCAATACAGCCTTAGGTAATACGGCTGGGCCTGCGCTGAAATTGTAGATGGTCATCTTGCTCGTGCTCCGTTCAGATTATTCGGATACTTCTTCAGATACTTCGGTGTCATCAGGCTCTTCCGTCTCGGCGATCCGGCTCAACCCCGCCAGTTTGTCGCCCGCTTCCAAATTGATGAGTGTCACGCCCTGAGTCGCGCGGCTCATTTCCCGGATCTCCCTGACGCGAGTGCGGATCAGTACGCCATTGGTTCCGATCAGCATGATCTCGTCTTCGGTATTTACCAGTGCTGCCGCGACAACCTTGCCATTACGTTCCGAGGTCTGGATAGCGATCATGCCTTGCGTACCACGACCATGACGGGTGTATTCGGCGATCGGAGTGCGTTTGCCATAGCCGTTCTCGGTGGCCGTCAACACGCCCTGCTGCTCATCTTCTGCCACCAGCAAGGCGATTACCTTACCGCCTTTAGCCAGATTCATGCCGCGTACGCCGCGCGTGTCACGCCCCATCGGACGGACATCATCTTCATCGAAGCGCACGGCTTTACCTTCATCCGAGAACAGCATCACGTCATGCTTGCCATCTGTGACCGCCACGCCAATGAGGAAATCCCCCTCATCCAGCGCAATGGCAATGATACCTGCCTTGCGGGGATTACCGAACTGGGACAGCGCCGTTTTCTTGACCGTACCGCCTGCCGTAGCAAAGAAGATGAACTTGTCTTCGACGAACTCGCGTACCGGCAAGATAGCATTGATCTTTTCGCCCGGCTCCAATGCCAACATATTGACGATAGGCTTGCCGCGCGATGTTCGGCTACCCAGCGGAACTTCATACACCTTGAGCCAATAAGCGCGGCCACGGTTAGTGAAGCACAGGATGTAGTCGTGGGTATTGGCGATGAACAGATTATCAACAAAGTCATCTTCTTTGGTCGATGCCGCCTGCTTGCCGCGTCCACCGCGCTTTTGCGCACGGTACTCATCCAGCGACTGCGCCTTCATATAGCCCGCATGAGACAAGGTCACCACCACATCTTCCGAGGCGATCATGTCTTCCATGGTCATGTCTTGCACGTAGGTAATGATCTCGCTGCGACGCTTGTCGCCGAACTGGTTCTTGATGAGATTGAGCTCTTCACCGATGATGAACGAGACACGCTCGGGCTTGGCTAGGATATCGAGCAGGTCAGCGATCTTGTCCATCACTTCGCGGTATTCACCGACGATCTTGTCTTGCTCCAGCCCTGTCAGTCGTTGCAAACGCAACTCCAAAATGGCTTGCGCCTGAACTTCGGATAGGCGATAGCCTCGTTCTGCGCCCTCACCAACCAGTCCGAACTCTAGAGACAGATTATCAGGGCGCGAGGCGTTGCTAACGCGACTCAACATATCTTCAACCAAAGACGAGCGCCAAGTACGCGACATCAGCCCACGCTTGGCATCAGCAGGCGCAGCAGCCGCTTTGATAAGGGCAATGATCTCGTCCACATTAGACAACGCAACCGCTAGGCCTTCCAACACATGGCCGCGTTCACGCGCCTTGCGCAGTTCAAAGATGGTGCGACGTGTCACCACTTCGCGGCGGTGGCGCAGGAAGGCGTCGAGGAATTGCTTAAGATTGAGCAGCTTGGGCTGGCCGTCGAGCAAGGCGACCATGTTCATGCCAAAACTATCTTGCAACTGGGTTTGCTTGTACAGCTGGTTGAGGATCACTTCCGGTACTTCACCGCGCTTTAGCTCGATCACTGCGCGCATCCCGGATTTATCTGATTCATCACGAATCTCGGAAATCCCCTCAATCTTCTTTTCACGTACAAGCTCGCCAATCTTGATCAGCAAGTTGGCCTTATTCACTTGGTAAGGCAACTCATCGATAATGATGGCCTGACGATCATTGCTCTTACTAATCGGCTCGAAATGGCAGCGACCACGCATGATGACGCGACCACGACCAGTGCGATAGCCCTCCTTGATGCCGGCTGTGCCATAGATCAGGGCAGCGGTCGGAAAGTCTGGCGCAGGAATCAATTCGATCAGCTCTTCGATATCCATATCTGGGTTGGCCAGCAACGCCAGACAGCCATCGATCACCTCATTCATATTGTGCGGCGGAATGTTGGTCGCCATGCCGACAGCAATACCCGAGGAACCATTCACCAGCAAATTGGGGAAGCGCGCGGGAAATACCAGCGGTTCATGCTCCGAACCATCGTAGTTCGGTCCGAAATCCACCGTTTCTTTGTCTAGATCTTCCAGCAACTGATGGGCGATCTTCGACATACGGATCTCGGTGTAACGCATCGCGGCGGCATTGTCGCCATCGACCGAACCGAAGTTACCCTGACCGTCCACCAACATGTAGCGCAGAGAAAAGCTCTGCGCCATACGCACGATGGTGTCGTACACCGCAGTATCTCCGTGCGGGTGATACTTACCGATCACATCACCGACGATACGCGCCGACTTCTTATAAGCGCGATTCCAGTCGTTAGATAATTCGTGCATCGCAAACAGGACACGGCGATGGACCGGCTTCAGCCCATCGCGCGCATCTGGCAAGGCACGACCTACGATTACGCTCATGGCGTAATCCAAGTAGGACTTGCGCATTTCCTCTTCAAGACTGACCGACAGGGTTTCCTTAGCGAATTGTTCCATAGTGGCAGCGATACCTGATTTATTGACTGGTAAAAACAGCCCGCGAGTTTATCACGCCAGACCAAGGCAAAACAAAGCAAAAATGCCACAGTTTTGTTGCAATAGCGCATCACTATTTACAAGCCGCCGCGCTACGCTTACTATCCCGCCCAGTGTGCAGTGAGCACCGAAAGAACATCAACTAATATAAGGATTCCACCATGAAACTGAGCCTCGGACAAACTCTGCTGTTGGCAGCCCTTTCTTCCTCCAGCTTGACCGCATTAGCCCACCCAAACAGCATTGGATACGCATACGACGAGCGCGGAGTTATTGCTCGTGATGGCTACGGAAATTGCGTTCGCACCGCTGAGTGGGCAAAGGAAAATGCAGTTAAAGAGTGTGATCCCGCACTGTTCCCAGCTCCCGTTGCTGTTAAGCCAGCACCTGTAGTCGTTGCACCCGCTCCAGCACCGGCACCTATGCCAGTTAAGATTGAACTGAGCGCCGATAACTCCTTCGACACCGGCAAATCGACACTGAAGCCTGAAGGTCAAGCCGTACTTGACAAGCTGGCAGCCGATTTGAATGGCGTAACTTTCGACAAGCTCACCATCGTTGGTCATGCTGACCGTCGCGGCTCCAAAGCTAGCAACCAGAAGCTGTCTGAAGATCGCGCTAACTCGGTCAAGGCTTATCTGGCAAGCAAGGGTGTTGATGGCGGAAAGATGAGTGCTTCCGGCATGGGTAGCAGCGAGCCTGTAACTGCAGCTGGCGATTGCAAGAAGCTGAAGGGTGCCAAGCTGGCAACATGCCTGTCTCCTGATCGTCGCGTATCTATCC from Ferriphaselus amnicola includes these protein-coding regions:
- the gyrA gene encoding DNA gyrase subunit A, with the protein product MEQFAKETLSVSLEEEMRKSYLDYAMSVIVGRALPDARDGLKPVHRRVLFAMHELSNDWNRAYKKSARIVGDVIGKYHPHGDTAVYDTIVRMAQSFSLRYMLVDGQGNFGSVDGDNAAAMRYTEIRMSKIAHQLLEDLDKETVDFGPNYDGSEHEPLVFPARFPNLLVNGSSGIAVGMATNIPPHNMNEVIDGCLALLANPDMDIEELIELIPAPDFPTAALIYGTAGIKEGYRTGRGRVIMRGRCHFEPISKSNDRQAIIIDELPYQVNKANLLIKIGELVREKKIEGISEIRDESDKSGMRAVIELKRGEVPEVILNQLYKQTQLQDSFGMNMVALLDGQPKLLNLKQFLDAFLRHRREVVTRRTIFELRKARERGHVLEGLAVALSNVDEIIALIKAAAAPADAKRGLMSRTWRSSLVEDMLSRVSNASRPDNLSLEFGLVGEGAERGYRLSEVQAQAILELRLQRLTGLEQDKIVGEYREVMDKIADLLDILAKPERVSFIIGEELNLIKNQFGDKRRSEIITYVQDMTMEDMIASEDVVVTLSHAGYMKAQSLDEYRAQKRGGRGKQAASTKEDDFVDNLFIANTHDYILCFTNRGRAYWLKVYEVPLGSRTSRGKPIVNMLALEPGEKINAILPVREFVEDKFIFFATAGGTVKKTALSQFGNPRKAGIIAIALDEGDFLIGVAVTDGKHDVMLFSDEGKAVRFDEDDVRPMGRDTRGVRGMNLAKGGKVIALLVAEDEQQGVLTATENGYGKRTPIAEYTRHGRGTQGMIAIQTSERNGKVVAAALVNTEDEIMLIGTNGVLIRTRVREIREMSRATQGVTLINLEAGDKLAGLSRIAETEEPDDTEVSEEVSE
- a CDS encoding OmpA family protein; amino-acid sequence: MKLSLGQTLLLAALSSSSLTALAHPNSIGYAYDERGVIARDGYGNCVRTAEWAKENAVKECDPALFPAPVAVKPAPVVVAPAPAPAPMPVKIELSADNSFDTGKSTLKPEGQAVLDKLAADLNGVTFDKLTIVGHADRRGSKASNQKLSEDRANSVKAYLASKGVDGGKMSASGMGSSEPVTAAGDCKKLKGAKLATCLSPDRRVSIRVSGTKLK